A single genomic interval of Streptomyces sp. BA2 harbors:
- a CDS encoding RidA family protein: protein MPLNRLNPVDLSPPTGFSHAVTATGSRLVFLAGQTALDAEGKVTGTSLPEQFEQALTNLLTALRHAGGTPADLARVTVYATDVADYREQAPQLGRIWRKLAGRDYPAMAVIGAVRLWDEQCLVELDGVAVLD from the coding sequence ATGCCCCTCAACCGCCTCAACCCCGTCGACCTCTCCCCACCCACCGGCTTCTCCCACGCCGTCACCGCGACCGGCAGCCGCCTCGTCTTCCTCGCGGGCCAGACCGCGCTCGACGCCGAAGGCAAAGTCACCGGCACCAGCCTCCCCGAGCAGTTCGAGCAGGCGCTGACCAACCTCCTCACGGCCCTGCGCCACGCAGGAGGCACCCCCGCCGACCTCGCCCGCGTCACCGTCTACGCCACGGACGTCGCCGACTACCGCGAGCAGGCCCCGCAACTCGGGCGCATTTGGCGGAAGTTGGCCGGCCGTGACTACCCCGCCATGGCCGTGATCGGCGCGGTCCGCCTGTGGGACGAGCAGTGCCTGGTGGAGCTGGACGGGGTGGCGGTGCTCGACTGA